DNA from Paludisphaera mucosa:
TCTCCGAGTCGTCCGCCAAGGGGGCCTACGGTGCGATCGACTGGCTTACGCTCGACTACAACCACGTCGACGTCTGCAAGCCCGCCACTCGAACCGACGACCGCTACCTGGCTGCAAGACGATTCCTCGAGGCCTGCCGGGATTCCAAGGGCCCCTCGATCCAGCAGGATGTCTGGACTCTCAGCCAGCGCGTCTGGGAGGAGCGACGCAAGCGTCTGGTGAAACGCCTCGAGTATCTCACCTCGATCCATGCCGACGGAGATGACGCCCGGCCGGTCGACCCGGTCCTCGTCGACTCAGGCTTCACGCCATGCATAACCCACTGCAAATTCTCGGCGATCCTGCGGCCGGGACCCGTCACGGTGGGCATCGCGTTCGGGCTCGGCGGGGAGCATGTCTGGAAGTGCGACCCCGAACCGGAGGTGGTGCACGCCCTGTCGCTGGGCCTCGTGCCGACGGACGTTCGGGAGCAGCTGCGGCTCGGCCTGAAATCGGTGATGAGCCGAGGCGCGGATTCCGCCTGGAAAGCGCTCCTCCCCGTCTGTGAGGTCAAGGTCGACGGGCGGCCTCTCGTCGAGGACGCCGTCGAGCGGGCCCACGTGGCTCCCTACGAGTGGATGCGGCGAAGGTTCCTCGTTCCCGCCGACCTCGCGAATCGGGCCGGCGAGGAAGTGGTGTACGAGTTGAAATATCAGTCCATCGTCCCCGACGTGCTCGCGCACTTCCGCTTCGTCCACCGATGGATCACCAATGGCTCGACCTGCCGGATCACCGTCAATCGCAAGCTGGACTACCTGGTCGCGACCTCGGCCCTGGGACTGGGCCAGAAGGCGTCGGAATCGAAGGGAGACGACGGGCGGTCCGTGGAATTCTCCACCCAGGAGACGCTCCTCCCGGGAGCCCAGTTCGCCGCGAGCTGGTGGCTGGCCCGAGTCCAGGATTGATTCCCGTCCGGCGGCGAACGGGGGGCCGCGGAGACCACGACTTCTCGAACAGAAAGGGAGTGCTATATGGCCAACGGCGTCTACAAACACGGCAGGATCGGTCGAATCAACCGTCCGCTGGGGATCGGCTCGATCCAGCCGGACGACGGCGGCGAGCCCGTGATCTTCCCATCGGTCTCGGTCCCGGGCGGGCGGGCCGGGTTCGACGACCTGAGGCCGGGGCAGAAGGTGAAATATCTACTCCGCCCCGCCGAGGGCTGGCCGGTCGGCATAGCCGAGGACGTGATCCCGGAAGAATAATCCGCCCGGATTCGAGGGGTCGGGGGGGCCGATCGATCGGAAGCCGAGGCGCCCCCCGCTCGAAGGTGCATTGTGCGGCCCGCTCTCGGAACTTAGTCTAGGGAGGCCCCTGAGAATCGAACCGTCGCGTGCCGTCTCTGCGCGTCGATCGCAAGGCCTAGATGGAGTCTCCCGAGGTATGGCTTCCCCCGTCAATCTGAAGCAGAACGTCAGCTCCGTGGACGATCCGATGGACAAGACGTGCATCGACACCATGCGGACGCTGGCGATGGACGCGGTGCAGAAGGCCAACTCGGGCCATCCCGGGACCCCCATGGCGCTCGCGCCCGTAGCGTACACCCTCTGGCAGAAGCACCTCCGCTTCGACCCGACCGCCCCGGTCTGGCCGAACCGCGACCGCTTCGTCCTCTCGTGCGGCCACGCGTCGATGCTGCTCTATTCGCTGCTGCACCTGACGGAAGTCCAGGCGGTCGACGAGAAGTACGAGACGCTCGGCAAGCCCTCCGTGTCGCTCGACGACATCAAGAACTTCCGGCAGTTCGACAGCCACACCCCCGGGCACCCCGAGTACCGCCTGACGTCGGGCGTGGAGACGACCACCGGCCCGCTGGGGCAGGGGGTCGGCAACAGCGTCGGCATGGCCATCGCCGAGCGCTGGCTGGCCTCGCGGTACAACAAACCCGGTTTCGAGAAGCTGATCGACTTCAACGTGTACGCCTTCTGCTCCGACGGCGACATGATGGAAGGGATCTCGCACGAGGCCGCCTCGATCGCCGGCCACCTGAAGCTGTCGAACCTCTGCTGGGTCTACGACGACAATCGGATCACGATCGAGGGGAGCACCGAGCTGACCTACGGCGACGACGTCGCCGAGCGGTTCATGGGCTACGGCTGGAACGTGACCCGGGTCGGCGACGCCAACGACCTGGAGCTGCTCGAACGGGCCTATCAGGCGTTCCTCCACTGCGACGACCGGCCGACGCTCATCATCGTCGACAGCCACATCGCCTGGGGATCGCCCAACAAGCAGGACACCAGCGGGGCCCACGGCGAGCCCCTGGGCGAGGACGAGATCCGCCTCACCAAGAAGTTCTACGGCTGGCCCGAGGACGCCAAGTTCCTCGTCCCCGACGGCGTCTACGAGCACTTCCGCAAGGGCGTCGGCGCCCGCGGCAAGGAGCTGCGCGAGGCCTGGTACGCCGAACTCGACGCCTACAAGGCCCAGCACCCCGAGCTGGCCGACGAGCTGGTCCGCATCCAGCAGCGGCAGCTCCCCGAGGGCTGGGACGAGGACATCCCCACCTTCCCCGCCGACGCCAAGGGGATCGCCTCTCGCGAGTCGTCGGGCAAGGTGCTCAACGCCGTCGCCAAGAACCTCCCCTGGCTCATCGGCGGGGCGGCCGACCTGGCGCCGTCGACCAAGACCCTGATCAAGGACGCCGAGTCCTTCGAGCCCGAGAGCTACAGCGGCCGGAACTTCCATTTCGGCATCCGCGAGCACGCCATGGGGGCCATCCTCAACGGCATGGCGACCGTGAAGGTCCGCCCCTACGGGGCCGGGTTCCTGATCTTCAGCGACTACGGCCGCGCGCCCATCCGCCTCGCCGCGCTCATGGAACTGCCGGTCATCTACGTCTTCACGCACGACTCGATCGGCGTCGGCGAGGACGGCCCGACCCACCAGCCGGTCGAGCAGCTCCCGTCGCTGCGGGCCATCCCCGGCCTGGTCGTGGTCCGGCCCTGCGACGCCAACGAGGTGGCCGAGGCCTGGCGGACGATCATCCCGTTCCGCCACAAGCCCGTCGCGCTCATCATGTCGCGCCAGGCCCTGCCGACGCTCGACCGCACGAAGTACGCGTCGGCCTCGGGCGTGTCGAAGGGGGCCTACATCCTGGCCGACGCGGCCGACGGCAAGCCCGACGTGATCCTGATCGGCACCGGCAGCGAGGTCTCGCTCTGCGTGGGGGCCTACGAGAAGCTCACGGCCGAGGGCGTGCGGGCCCGGGTCGTCAGCATGCCGAGCTGGGAGCTGTTCGACCAGCAGGACCAGGCGTATCAGGACGAGGTCCTGCCGCCCGACGTCGACGGCCGCGTCTCGGTCGAGCAGGCGTCGACCTTCGGCTGGGCCAAGTTCGTCGGCCGCAAGGGGGCGACGATCGGCATGAAGTCGTTCGGGGCCTCGGCGCCGCTCAAGGACCTCCTCACGCAGTTCGGCTTCACCGTCGACCGCGTCTACGAGGCCGCCAAGGAACAGGTCGCCCGGCACGGCCGCTGATCGAATCGCATCGGCGGGGGCGCGGATGGACGTCTTCTACACGGACCAGTTCGTGCTCCCGCTGCCGGCGACCCACTCGTTCCCGGCGGCCAAATACGCGCTCCTCCGCCGCCGGCTCATCGACGACGGGATCATCCCGCCCGAGTGGCTGCGCGTCCCCGATCGGGCGACGCCCGAGGAGATCGTCCGCGTGCACGACCCCGCGTACCTCGCGCGCGTCGTCGAGGGCCGGCTGAGCGAGCGCGAGGTCCGCGAGCTGGGCCTGCCGTGGTCGCCGGAGCTGGTCGAGCGCTCGCTCCGATCCTGCGGCGCGACGGTCGCCGCGGCCCGCTCGGTGCTCGCGGAGGTCTCGCGGTGCGACGCCCGGCCCGACGGCCTTTGCGTCGCCATGAACCTGGCGGGGGGCACGCATCACGCCTTTCGCGACCACGGCGCGGGCTACTGCGTCTTCAACGACGCGGCCGTGGCCGCTCGGGCGATGCAGGCCGAGGGCCGCTGCCGCAAGATCGTCGTCATCGACTGCGACGTCCACCAGGGGGACGGCACCGCCGCGATCTTCGCCGACGACCCCGACGTCTACACGTTCTCGATCCACGGCGCCCGCAACTACCCCCTGCGCAAGCAGCGCAGCCGGCTCGACGTCGGGCTCGACGACGGCACGGGCGACGAAGCCTATCTCGCCGCGCTCGAGCCCGCGCTCGGCACGGCGATCGAGGAGTCCGAGGCCGAGCTGGCGATCTACCTGGCCGGCTCGGACCCGTTCGCCGGCGACCGCCTGGGCCGCATGAAGCTCAGCCGCGAGGGCCTCGCCGCCCGCGACCGCATGGTCTTCGAGGCCTGCCGCGAGGCCGGCCTGCCGGTCGCGACGGCCATGGCCGGCGGCTACGCCCGCGACGTAAACGACACGGTCGCGATCCAGGCCGAGACGGTCCGGATCGCCGCCGGCCTGAGCGCCGGCCGGTCGCCCGGCCTCACGGCCGGCTGAGGCGGCCGATGAACAGGATCGCACCCGACTTCATGTCGCGGATCAGGTAGAGGAACGGCCGATCGGCCCGGAAGACGACCTCTTTCGGGGGTGCCATCGCCGAGCTTCGGACCCCGACCACGGCGGTCGCCGCGGCGGCCTCGGTCCCCTTCTCCTCGACCTCGACGAACGCCTTGTGGACGACGGCCGAGATGAAAACGTCGCGGCTCCCCGTGATGCCCGAGAAGTCGGCCCGAGCCGCGTCGAACGCGTCGGGCATGCCGAGCCGGGAGAGGACTTCTTTGAGGTCGAACTCGGCCGTCGATCGGAAGCGAGGAAGGCTCAACCGCACCCGCGAGGGCCGCATCCCCGTCGCCCAGGCCTGGACCGCCTCGGCGTCCAGGGAACGTTCCACCGCCGTCAGCCCGTCAGCCCGCCTGGGGAGCACGACCAACATGCTCAACGAGCCGTCCTTGTAGGGCAGGGCCACGGCCTGGACGTTCTCATCCTCGAAGTACGGCAGCCGGCTCACCGCCTGGTTCATCATCCGCACGGGCACGGGGCCGTCGGCGGTCTTGAACGTGTCGTCGGTCGTCGCCCTGGCGTCGAACGGGAAGGTCCAGACGCCCTTGAAGTAGATGGCGCTCGTCAGCACGAAGCTCGTGCCGGGTCGGATGTGGTCGGGCTTGAGGAGGTCCTGGATCTTGTCGCGGGTCTGGTCGGCGACCCAGCGGTTGATCGTCTCGCGGGCCGCGTCGGGCGAGCCCCCGAAATCGACGAGCTGGGGCCGGGCGTGATACGAGCGTTCGAGCCGGGCGACGTAGTCGGGGAGGATCTTCTCGCGCTCGTCGAACCAGCCGGCGTTGGCCGCCCAGAGGCCCGAGGACTCGGCCTCGCCCTCGCCGCCGGCCACGGGCTTGAGCGCCCCGCGCACGGCCGCGACCAGGTCGCCTAGGCCGTCGTGGGCCGCGTCGCCCAGGCGGTCGAGGTGGAGCGTCCGGGCGATCTGCTCGGCGGTCCGCCCCTTCGCCCCGGCCGCCGTCATTTCGATCGCGGTGGCCACGTTCAGCGGCGAACAGAAGACGTTCCCGGAGCCCCCGGCGAGCGCGTTGTACAGATCGACGGTGAACTGAGAGACCCCGGCGACGACCTGCGGGTCGGCGGCGGGCGGCGGCGGCTCCGCGGCGGCCATGGCCCCTCCCATCACGCCGAGCGCGATCGCCGCGAAGGCGGCGACCCCTCCTGAAACGATCCTCATCGTTCTCATCCTCGCATCGAAACCTGTTCGCGACCCGCACCTGTCGATCGAAAAACGGGCGCGGCGGGCGTCACGCGGCGATCATCGGCGGGCGCACTCCGCGGCTCCGATGAGGATGACGTCCATCGCGCCCCGATTTCCAGTCGGGGTCGCGAAAGGTCGAGGATTTTCCGGATCGCGCGGGTCGGCTCAGCGATGCGGGCCGTGGCGGCCTCGGCCGCGAGGCCCGGAATGGGGCGTCGGCAGCTTCTCGGGGCCCGCCGGCGGCCGGCCGCCGTCGCCCGAGCGCTCGCCGCTGACCCGGGTGACCATGTAGGTCCCGCTCTTGGGGTTGCGCTCGATGTCGACCAG
Protein-coding regions in this window:
- a CDS encoding alpha/beta fold hydrolase; the protein is MAFKATHETSSAGPAKPIGGEQVVVDGMLKARRHVDRNNRRAVVFVHGFTGDQDTTWTNVAEHVQFDSLLFDDEDLADYDVFKFKFASKLYRGNDVDGLAQRLGQAINELQASRRDGGRYEAVLVAHSLGGLICMRYILNNLIANQIPPVVGLMLYATPTTGTGLVTVAKWVLDVVAIRFSVVRWVSRWWLGSQKQLNDLETASAFLGRLQTDWAARVLNGGDPAAGLGRMWLPVRVVSAERDGVVSESSAKGAYGAIDWLTLDYNHVDVCKPATRTDDRYLAARRFLEACRDSKGPSIQQDVWTLSQRVWEERRKRLVKRLEYLTSIHADGDDARPVDPVLVDSGFTPCITHCKFSAILRPGPVTVGIAFGLGGEHVWKCDPEPEVVHALSLGLVPTDVREQLRLGLKSVMSRGADSAWKALLPVCEVKVDGRPLVEDAVERAHVAPYEWMRRRFLVPADLANRAGEEVVYELKYQSIVPDVLAHFRFVHRWITNGSTCRITVNRKLDYLVATSALGLGQKASESKGDDGRSVEFSTQETLLPGAQFAASWWLARVQD
- the tkt gene encoding transketolase, whose protein sequence is MASPVNLKQNVSSVDDPMDKTCIDTMRTLAMDAVQKANSGHPGTPMALAPVAYTLWQKHLRFDPTAPVWPNRDRFVLSCGHASMLLYSLLHLTEVQAVDEKYETLGKPSVSLDDIKNFRQFDSHTPGHPEYRLTSGVETTTGPLGQGVGNSVGMAIAERWLASRYNKPGFEKLIDFNVYAFCSDGDMMEGISHEAASIAGHLKLSNLCWVYDDNRITIEGSTELTYGDDVAERFMGYGWNVTRVGDANDLELLERAYQAFLHCDDRPTLIIVDSHIAWGSPNKQDTSGAHGEPLGEDEIRLTKKFYGWPEDAKFLVPDGVYEHFRKGVGARGKELREAWYAELDAYKAQHPELADELVRIQQRQLPEGWDEDIPTFPADAKGIASRESSGKVLNAVAKNLPWLIGGAADLAPSTKTLIKDAESFEPESYSGRNFHFGIREHAMGAILNGMATVKVRPYGAGFLIFSDYGRAPIRLAALMELPVIYVFTHDSIGVGEDGPTHQPVEQLPSLRAIPGLVVVRPCDANEVAEAWRTIIPFRHKPVALIMSRQALPTLDRTKYASASGVSKGAYILADAADGKPDVILIGTGSEVSLCVGAYEKLTAEGVRARVVSMPSWELFDQQDQAYQDEVLPPDVDGRVSVEQASTFGWAKFVGRKGATIGMKSFGASAPLKDLLTQFGFTVDRVYEAAKEQVARHGR
- a CDS encoding histone deacetylase family protein, producing the protein MDVFYTDQFVLPLPATHSFPAAKYALLRRRLIDDGIIPPEWLRVPDRATPEEIVRVHDPAYLARVVEGRLSEREVRELGLPWSPELVERSLRSCGATVAAARSVLAEVSRCDARPDGLCVAMNLAGGTHHAFRDHGAGYCVFNDAAVAARAMQAEGRCRKIVVIDCDVHQGDGTAAIFADDPDVYTFSIHGARNYPLRKQRSRLDVGLDDGTGDEAYLAALEPALGTAIEESEAELAIYLAGSDPFAGDRLGRMKLSREGLAARDRMVFEACREAGLPVATAMAGGYARDVNDTVAIQAETVRIAAGLSAGRSPGLTAG
- a CDS encoding serpin family protein, yielding MRIVSGGVAAFAAIALGVMGGAMAAAEPPPPAADPQVVAGVSQFTVDLYNALAGGSGNVFCSPLNVATAIEMTAAGAKGRTAEQIARTLHLDRLGDAAHDGLGDLVAAVRGALKPVAGGEGEAESSGLWAANAGWFDEREKILPDYVARLERSYHARPQLVDFGGSPDAARETINRWVADQTRDKIQDLLKPDHIRPGTSFVLTSAIYFKGVWTFPFDARATTDDTFKTADGPVPVRMMNQAVSRLPYFEDENVQAVALPYKDGSLSMLVVLPRRADGLTAVERSLDAEAVQAWATGMRPSRVRLSLPRFRSTAEFDLKEVLSRLGMPDAFDAARADFSGITGSRDVFISAVVHKAFVEVEEKGTEAAAATAVVGVRSSAMAPPKEVVFRADRPFLYLIRDMKSGAILFIGRLSRP